One window from the genome of Enterobacter asburiae encodes:
- a CDS encoding DUF2556 family protein, translated as MIRKYWWLVVFAISVLIFDALLMQWIELMSTETDKCRNMNSVNPLKLVNCSELD; from the coding sequence ATGATTCGTAAATACTGGTGGCTGGTTGTCTTTGCAATCTCCGTTCTCATTTTCGATGCACTCCTGATGCAGTGGATTGAACTGATGAGCACCGAAACCGATAAGTGTCGCAATATGAACTCCGTCAACCCGCTGAAACTCGTGAACTGCTCCGAGCTCGACTAA
- the fis gene encoding DNA-binding transcriptional regulator Fis produces the protein MFEQRVNSDVLTVSTVNSQDQVTQKPLRDSVKQALKNYFAQLNGQDVNDLYELVLAEVEQPLLDMVMQYTRGNQTRAALMMGINRGTLRKKLKKYGMN, from the coding sequence ATGTTCGAACAACGCGTAAATTCTGACGTACTGACCGTTTCTACCGTTAACTCTCAGGACCAGGTAACTCAAAAGCCCCTGCGTGACTCGGTTAAACAGGCACTGAAGAACTATTTTGCTCAACTGAACGGTCAGGATGTTAATGACCTGTATGAGCTGGTACTGGCTGAAGTTGAACAGCCACTGTTGGACATGGTGATGCAATACACCCGCGGTAACCAAACCCGCGCTGCGCTGATGATGGGTATCAACCGTGGTACTCTGCGTAAGAAACTGAAAAAATACGGCATGAACTGA
- the dusB gene encoding tRNA dihydrouridine synthase DusB: MRIGHHQLRNRLIAAPMAGITDRPFRTLCYEMGAGLTVSEMMSSNPQVWESDKSRLRMVHVDEPGIRTVQIAGSVPEEMADAARINVESGAQIIDINMGCPAKKVNRKLAGSALLQYPDQVKAILTAVVSAVDVPVTLKIRTGWSPEHRNCVEIAQLAEDCGIQALTIHGRTRACLFNGEAEYDSIRAVKQKVSIPIIANGDITDPLKARAVLDYTGADALMIGRAAQGRPWIFREIQHYLDTGELLAPLPLAEVKRLLCSHVRELHDHYGHAKGYRIARKHVSWYLQEHAPDDQFRRTFNAIEDASVQLEALEAYFENLA; encoded by the coding sequence ATGCGCATCGGACACCACCAGCTTAGAAATCGCCTGATCGCAGCCCCTATGGCAGGTATTACCGACCGGCCGTTCAGGACGCTGTGCTATGAGATGGGAGCCGGTTTAACCGTATCCGAGATGATGTCGTCTAACCCGCAGGTTTGGGAAAGCGATAAATCCCGCCTTCGGATGGTGCACGTTGATGAACCAGGTATTCGCACCGTGCAAATTGCCGGAAGCGTGCCTGAAGAGATGGCAGATGCCGCGCGGATTAACGTGGAAAGTGGTGCCCAGATTATTGATATCAATATGGGGTGCCCGGCCAAAAAGGTGAATCGCAAGCTTGCAGGTTCAGCCCTTCTGCAATACCCCGACCAGGTGAAAGCTATCCTGACGGCGGTTGTCAGCGCAGTGGACGTTCCTGTTACGTTGAAGATTCGCACGGGTTGGTCGCCGGAACACCGTAACTGTGTAGAGATTGCCCAACTGGCCGAAGACTGTGGCATTCAGGCCCTGACCATTCATGGACGCACTCGCGCCTGTTTGTTCAACGGTGAAGCTGAATACGACAGCATTCGGGCAGTTAAGCAGAAAGTTTCCATTCCGATTATCGCGAATGGCGACATAACTGACCCGCTTAAAGCCAGAGCTGTACTCGACTATACGGGAGCTGATGCTCTGATGATAGGACGTGCCGCTCAGGGAAGACCCTGGATCTTCCGGGAAATCCAGCATTATCTGGACACTGGGGAGCTGCTTGCCCCGCTGCCTCTGGCAGAGGTAAAGCGCTTGCTTTGTTCGCATGTTCGGGAACTGCATGACCACTACGGTCATGCAAAAGGGTACCGAATTGCGCGTAAACACGTCTCCTGGTATCTCCAGGAGCACGCTCCAGATGACCAGTTTCGGCGCACATTCAACGCCATAGAGGATGCCAGCGTACAGCTGGAGGCGTTGGAGGCATACTTCGAAAATCTTGCGTAA
- a CDS encoding carbonic anhydrase has protein sequence MKHITGKAALLALSMISASAFASHWSYEGEGSPEHWGELDEAYKTCQSGMNQSPINIDSTANAHLSPLQTHYVDGPVTLTNNGHTIQASEQADTRDTLTLDKQTWTLQQFHFHAPSENTVHGKKYAMEMHLVHKNASGELTVVAVMFDKGAANPELEKLWRVMPQQAEQNVSIKQDLNLNKLLPKDKTYWRFSGSLTTPPCLEGVTWIVLKQPLTVSAEQLERFTHTMHHDNNRPVQSLHGRVVVE, from the coding sequence ATGAAACACATTACTGGCAAGGCAGCGCTGCTGGCGCTGAGCATGATCTCGGCTTCAGCATTTGCATCACACTGGAGCTACGAAGGGGAAGGTTCGCCGGAACACTGGGGCGAGCTGGACGAGGCATACAAGACCTGTCAAAGCGGAATGAACCAGTCTCCCATTAATATTGATTCGACCGCTAACGCCCATCTTTCCCCGCTACAAACCCACTACGTTGATGGTCCTGTTACGCTGACAAACAATGGCCATACCATTCAGGCAAGCGAACAGGCTGACACCCGCGATACCCTCACTCTCGATAAGCAAACCTGGACGTTACAGCAGTTCCATTTCCACGCGCCGAGCGAAAACACCGTTCATGGCAAGAAATATGCGATGGAAATGCACCTGGTTCATAAAAATGCCAGTGGAGAACTGACGGTGGTGGCGGTGATGTTTGATAAAGGGGCCGCAAACCCGGAGCTTGAAAAACTGTGGCGCGTTATGCCTCAGCAGGCCGAGCAGAACGTCTCCATTAAACAGGATCTTAACCTGAACAAACTGCTGCCAAAAGATAAAACGTACTGGCGCTTTAGCGGTTCATTGACCACTCCTCCGTGTTTGGAAGGCGTCACCTGGATTGTGCTTAAGCAGCCCCTGACGGTTTCTGCAGAACAGCTTGAAAGATTCACCCATACAATGCATCACGATAATAACCGTCCGGTACAGTCGCTGCATGGGCGCGTTGTGGTCGAATAA
- the prmA gene encoding 50S ribosomal protein L11 methyltransferase, translating to MPWIQLKLNTTGANAEELSDALMEAGSVSITFQDTHDTPVFEPLPGETRLWGDTDVIGLFDAETDMKEVVAILENHPLLGAGFVHKIEQLEDKDWEREWMDNFHPMQFGKRLWICPSWRDVPDENAVNVMLDPGLAFGTGTHPTTSLCLQWLDGLDLDGKTVIDFGCGSGILAIAALKLGAAKAIGIDIDPQAIQASRDNAERNGVSDRLELYLPDAQPDAMKADVVVANILAGPLRELAPLISVLPVEGGLLGLSGILASQADSVCEAYADLFALDPVVEKEEWCRITGRKK from the coding sequence ATGCCGTGGATCCAACTAAAACTGAACACAACCGGCGCTAACGCCGAGGAACTGAGCGATGCGCTGATGGAGGCCGGCTCGGTCTCCATCACCTTCCAGGACACGCATGACACGCCGGTCTTTGAGCCGCTGCCGGGCGAAACCCGCCTGTGGGGCGATACCGACGTTATTGGCCTGTTTGATGCCGAAACCGATATGAAAGAGGTTGTCGCGATTCTGGAGAATCATCCTCTGCTGGGCGCGGGTTTTGTGCACAAAATCGAACAGCTGGAAGACAAAGACTGGGAACGCGAGTGGATGGATAACTTCCACCCGATGCAGTTCGGCAAACGTCTGTGGATCTGCCCAAGCTGGCGCGACGTCCCGGACGAGAATGCGGTCAACGTGATGCTCGATCCGGGCCTGGCGTTTGGTACCGGTACTCACCCAACTACGTCCCTGTGCCTGCAGTGGCTTGATGGGCTGGATCTGGACGGTAAAACGGTGATCGACTTCGGCTGTGGATCCGGGATCCTCGCGATTGCAGCCCTGAAACTGGGCGCGGCAAAAGCCATCGGGATCGATATCGATCCGCAGGCGATTCAGGCCAGCCGCGATAATGCCGAGCGTAACGGCGTCTCCGATCGTCTGGAGCTGTATCTGCCGGATGCTCAGCCAGACGCCATGAAAGCCGATGTGGTGGTCGCAAACATTCTGGCGGGCCCACTGCGCGAGCTGGCCCCGTTAATCAGCGTGCTGCCCGTTGAGGGCGGTCTGCTGGGGCTTTCCGGTATCCTGGCGAGCCAAGCCGACAGCGTATGTGAAGCCTACGCCGATCTCTTTGCCCTTGACCCGGTAGTGGAAAAAGAAGAGTGGTGCCGCATCACCGGCCGTAAAAAATAA
- the panF gene encoding sodium/pantothenate symporter — protein MQLEVILPLIAYLLVVFGLSVYAMRKRTTGTFLNEYFLGSRSMGGVVLAMTLTATYISASSFIGGPGAAYKYGLGWVLLAMIQLPAVWLSLGILGKKFAILARRYNAVTLNDMLFARYQSRLLVWLASLSLLVAFIGAMTVQFIGGARLLETAAGIPYETGLIIFGVSIALYTAFGGFRASVLNDTMQGMVMLIGTIVLLVGIVHAAGGLSHAVETLEAIDPKLVSPQGADDILSPTFMTSFWVLVCFGVIGLPHTAVRCISYKDSKAVHRGIIIGTIVVAILMFGMHLAGALGRAVIPDLTVPDLVIPTLMVKVLPPFAAGIFLAAPMAAIMSTINAQLLQSSATIIKDLYLNLRPEQVENERRLKRMSAVITLVLGALLLLAAWRPPEMIIWLNLLAFGGLEAVFLWPLVLGLYWERANAAGALSGMIVGGVLYAVLATFKIQYLGFHPIVPSLLLSLLAFVVGNRFGQPVPQPAMISTDK, from the coding sequence ATGCAGCTTGAAGTGATTCTGCCGCTTATCGCTTACCTGTTGGTAGTGTTTGGTTTATCCGTTTACGCCATGCGAAAACGCACGACAGGCACGTTTCTGAACGAGTATTTCCTCGGCAGCCGCTCAATGGGCGGCGTGGTGCTGGCCATGACGCTGACCGCAACCTACATCAGCGCCAGTTCGTTTATCGGTGGACCCGGTGCAGCCTATAAATACGGATTAGGCTGGGTGCTACTGGCGATGATCCAGCTGCCTGCCGTCTGGCTCTCGCTGGGCATACTGGGCAAAAAATTTGCTATTCTGGCGCGCCGTTACAATGCCGTGACGCTCAACGATATGCTGTTTGCCCGCTATCAGAGCCGTTTACTGGTGTGGCTGGCCAGCTTAAGCCTGCTGGTGGCTTTTATTGGCGCGATGACGGTACAGTTTATCGGCGGGGCACGCCTGCTGGAAACGGCTGCAGGTATTCCCTACGAGACGGGCCTGATCATCTTCGGGGTAAGCATTGCGCTGTATACTGCATTTGGTGGATTCCGCGCCAGCGTGCTGAACGACACGATGCAAGGCATGGTGATGCTTATCGGCACTATCGTCCTGCTGGTCGGCATCGTCCACGCCGCGGGCGGCCTGAGCCATGCGGTTGAAACGCTCGAGGCGATCGATCCAAAATTGGTTTCGCCACAGGGCGCGGATGACATCCTTTCTCCAACATTTATGACCTCGTTCTGGGTGTTGGTGTGCTTTGGGGTGATTGGTCTGCCGCATACCGCCGTGCGCTGTATCTCTTACAAAGACAGCAAAGCCGTGCACAGAGGCATTATCATTGGCACCATCGTGGTTGCGATCCTGATGTTTGGTATGCACCTGGCAGGCGCGTTAGGTCGGGCAGTTATTCCCGACCTAACCGTACCCGATCTGGTTATCCCAACGCTGATGGTCAAAGTGCTTCCGCCTTTCGCTGCCGGGATTTTCCTTGCCGCGCCGATGGCCGCCATTATGTCGACAATCAACGCTCAGCTGCTGCAAAGTTCCGCTACGATCATTAAAGATCTCTATCTGAACCTGCGCCCGGAGCAGGTCGAAAATGAGCGACGCCTGAAGCGTATGTCGGCCGTTATTACGCTGGTGTTAGGGGCATTGCTGCTGTTAGCCGCATGGCGTCCGCCGGAGATGATCATCTGGCTGAACCTGCTGGCATTTGGTGGGCTTGAAGCGGTATTCCTGTGGCCGCTGGTGTTAGGGCTCTACTGGGAACGCGCAAACGCTGCAGGCGCGCTGAGCGGCATGATCGTCGGCGGAGTGCTGTATGCCGTCCTCGCAACGTTTAAGATTCAGTACCTGGGCTTCCATCCGATTGTGCCTTCGTTACTGCTAAGTTTACTGGCGTTTGTGGTGGGGAACCGTTTCGGTCAGCCCGTCCCACAGCCCGCTATGATTTCTACTGATAAATAA
- a CDS encoding YhdT family protein, giving the protein MDKRFVQAHKEARWALWLTLLYLAAWLVTAYLPDSAIGVTGLPHWFEMACLLVPLVFIVLCWAMVKFIYRDIPLEDDDAA; this is encoded by the coding sequence ATGGACAAGCGTTTTGTTCAGGCCCATAAAGAAGCGCGCTGGGCGCTGTGGCTGACCCTTCTCTATCTCGCCGCCTGGTTAGTGACCGCTTACTTACCTGACTCCGCTATTGGCGTCACCGGCCTGCCGCACTGGTTCGAAATGGCCTGCCTGCTGGTACCGCTGGTGTTTATCGTGCTGTGCTGGGCAATGGTCAAATTCATCTATCGCGATATTCCGCTGGAGGACGATGATGCAGCTTGA
- the accC gene encoding acetyl-CoA carboxylase biotin carboxylase subunit: protein MLDKIVIANRGEIALRILRACKELGIKTVAVHSSADRDLKHVLLADETVCIGPAPSVKSYLNIPAIISAAEITGAVAIHPGYGFLSENANFAEQVERSGFIFIGPKADTIRLMGDKVSAITAMKKAGVPTVPGSDGPLTDDMDANRAHAKRIGYPVIIKASGGGGGRGMRVVRSDAELAQSISMTKAEAKAAFSNDMVYMEKYLENPRHIEIQVLADGQGNAIYLAERDCSMQRRHQKVVEEAPAPGITPELRRYIGERCSKACVDIGYRGAGTFEFLFENGEFYFIEMNTRIQVEHPVTEMITGVDLIKEQLRIAAGQPLSIKQEEVVVKGHAVECRINAEDPNTFLPSPGKITRFHAPGGFGVRWESHIYAGYTVPPYYDSMIGKLICYGENRDVAIARMKNALQELIIDGIKTNVDLQMRIMSDEHFQNGGTNIHYLEKKLGLHEK, encoded by the coding sequence ATGCTGGATAAAATTGTTATCGCCAACCGCGGCGAGATCGCACTGCGTATTCTTCGTGCCTGTAAAGAACTGGGCATCAAGACCGTCGCTGTGCACTCAAGCGCGGATCGCGATTTAAAACACGTATTGCTGGCGGATGAGACGGTCTGTATTGGCCCGGCTCCGTCCGTAAAAAGCTATCTGAACATCCCGGCTATCATCAGCGCCGCTGAAATCACCGGCGCGGTGGCAATTCATCCGGGTTACGGCTTCCTCTCTGAGAACGCCAACTTTGCTGAGCAGGTTGAACGCTCTGGCTTTATCTTCATCGGCCCGAAAGCCGACACTATCCGCCTGATGGGCGATAAAGTGTCTGCTATCACCGCGATGAAAAAAGCCGGTGTTCCAACCGTACCAGGCTCTGACGGCCCTCTGACCGACGATATGGATGCTAACCGTGCTCATGCTAAACGCATTGGCTACCCGGTTATCATCAAAGCGTCCGGCGGCGGCGGCGGTCGCGGTATGCGCGTTGTGCGTAGCGATGCTGAGCTGGCGCAGTCCATCTCCATGACCAAAGCAGAAGCGAAAGCCGCTTTTAGCAATGACATGGTGTACATGGAAAAATACCTGGAAAACCCACGCCACATCGAAATTCAGGTGCTGGCTGACGGTCAGGGTAACGCGATCTATCTGGCAGAACGTGACTGCTCCATGCAGCGTCGTCACCAGAAAGTGGTCGAAGAAGCGCCAGCACCGGGCATTACCCCAGAGCTGCGTCGCTACATCGGTGAGCGTTGCTCCAAAGCGTGTGTCGATATCGGCTATCGCGGTGCGGGTACCTTTGAGTTCCTGTTCGAAAACGGCGAGTTCTATTTCATCGAAATGAACACCCGTATTCAGGTTGAACACCCGGTTACCGAAATGATCACCGGCGTTGACCTGATCAAAGAACAGCTGCGTATCGCTGCAGGCCAGCCGCTGTCCATCAAGCAGGAAGAAGTTGTGGTGAAAGGCCATGCGGTAGAGTGCCGTATCAACGCCGAAGACCCGAACACCTTCCTGCCAAGCCCGGGTAAAATCACGCGTTTCCACGCGCCGGGTGGCTTTGGCGTGCGTTGGGAATCTCATATCTACGCCGGTTACACCGTACCGCCGTACTATGACTCAATGATCGGCAAGCTTATCTGCTACGGCGAAAACCGTGACGTGGCGATTGCCCGCATGAAGAACGCCCTGCAGGAGCTGATCATCGACGGTATCAAAACCAACGTTGATCTGCAGATGCGCATTATGAGCGACGAGCACTTCCAGAATGGTGGAACCAACATCCACTATCTGGAGAAAAAACTCGGTCTGCACGAAAAGTAA
- the accB gene encoding acetyl-CoA carboxylase biotin carboxyl carrier protein, whose protein sequence is MDIRKIKKLIELVEESGISELEISEGEESVRISRAAPAASFPVMQQAYAAPVQQPALSAAVAPAAEAAPAAAAEISGHIVRSPMVGTFYRTPSPDAKAFIEVGQKVNVGDTLCIVEAMKMMNQIEADKSGTVKAILVESGQPVEFDEPLVVIE, encoded by the coding sequence ATGGATATTCGTAAGATTAAAAAACTGATCGAGCTGGTTGAAGAATCAGGCATCTCCGAACTGGAAATTTCTGAAGGCGAAGAGTCTGTACGCATCAGCCGTGCAGCCCCAGCCGCTAGCTTCCCGGTAATGCAGCAAGCTTATGCTGCGCCAGTGCAGCAGCCTGCGCTCTCCGCAGCCGTTGCGCCAGCAGCTGAAGCCGCACCTGCCGCTGCAGCAGAAATCAGTGGTCACATCGTACGTTCCCCAATGGTTGGTACTTTCTACCGCACCCCGAGCCCGGACGCGAAGGCGTTCATCGAAGTGGGTCAGAAAGTCAACGTAGGCGATACCCTGTGCATCGTTGAAGCGATGAAAATGATGAACCAGATCGAAGCAGACAAATCAGGTACTGTGAAAGCGATTCTGGTCGAAAGTGGTCAGCCGGTTGAATTTGACGAGCCGCTGGTCGTCATCGAGTAA
- the aroQ gene encoding type II 3-dehydroquinate dehydratase, which translates to MTDKFHILVLNGPNLNMLGTREPEKYGTLTLGEIVNRLGTEAGSLNVDLDHFQSNAEYALIDRIHQAKDAVDYILINPAAFTHTSVAIRDALLAVSIPFIEIHLSNVHAREPFRHHSYLSDIAAGVICGLGADGYSYALQTAVKRLSQSH; encoded by the coding sequence ATGACTGATAAGTTCCATATCTTAGTTTTGAACGGACCGAACCTGAACATGCTCGGCACCCGTGAGCCAGAGAAGTACGGCACGCTAACATTGGGTGAAATTGTTAACCGTCTGGGAACGGAAGCAGGGTCACTGAATGTGGATTTGGATCATTTTCAGTCGAATGCGGAGTACGCACTCATCGACCGTATTCATCAGGCTAAAGATGCTGTGGACTATATCCTGATCAATCCGGCCGCGTTTACGCACACCAGTGTTGCTATCCGCGACGCACTGCTCGCGGTGAGTATCCCGTTTATCGAGATCCACCTGAGTAATGTGCACGCCCGAGAGCCGTTCCGCCACCACTCATATCTGTCAGATATCGCTGCTGGCGTTATCTGTGGACTGGGCGCTGACGGCTATTCATACGCTTTACAGACAGCGGTAAAACGCTTGTCACAATCACACTAA
- the msrQ gene encoding protein-methionine-sulfoxide reductase heme-binding subunit MsrQ, with the protein MRLTAKQITWLKVLLHLAGLLPFIWLFWAASQGLFSADPAKDIQHFTGRMALKFLLATLLVSPLARYAKQPLLIRTRRLLGLWCFAWATLHLTSYALLELGINNLALLGRELVTRPYLTLGIVSWVILLALALTSTQYAQRKLGRRWQLLHNFVYLVAILAPIHYLWSVKILSPQPVLYALAAVALLAWRYKKFRQWWR; encoded by the coding sequence GTGCGTTTAACGGCAAAACAGATTACCTGGCTGAAAGTGCTGCTGCACCTGGCCGGGCTGCTTCCTTTTATATGGCTGTTCTGGGCCGCCAGCCAGGGGCTCTTTAGCGCAGACCCGGCGAAGGATATCCAGCATTTTACCGGTCGGATGGCTCTGAAATTTTTGCTGGCCACCTTGCTCGTCTCGCCGCTGGCGCGCTACGCTAAACAGCCATTATTGATTCGCACCCGTCGGCTGTTAGGGCTATGGTGTTTTGCCTGGGCGACGCTGCACCTTACCAGCTATGCCCTGCTGGAGCTGGGAATTAACAATCTGGCGCTGCTTGGCCGCGAACTGGTGACGCGTCCTTATCTGACGCTGGGTATCGTGAGCTGGGTGATTTTACTGGCGTTAGCGCTGACATCCACGCAGTATGCGCAGCGGAAACTGGGCAGGCGCTGGCAGCTGCTGCACAACTTCGTCTATCTTGTCGCGATCCTCGCCCCCATTCATTACCTGTGGTCGGTGAAGATCCTCTCCCCGCAGCCGGTCCTATATGCACTGGCGGCCGTGGCGCTTTTAGCATGGCGTTACAAGAAGTTCCGCCAGTGGTGGCGATAG
- the msrP gene encoding protein-methionine-sulfoxide reductase catalytic subunit MsrP, which translates to MKNRKLTEADVTSESVFMLQRRQILKMLGISATALTLSPAAHADLLDWFKGNDRPKAPSGAPLTFTKPAQWQNKLTLTPEDKVTGYNNFYEFGLDKADPAANAGSLKTDPWTLKIDGEVAKPLTLDHHDLTTRFPLEERIYRMRCVEAWSMMVPWVGFPLHKLLAMVEPTSNAKYVAFQTRYAPDEMPGQKDRFIGGGLEYPYVEGLRLDEAMHPLTLLTVGVYGKALPPQNGAPIRLTVPWKYGFKGIKSIVSIKLTRERPPTTWNLAAPDEYGFFANVNPHVDHPRWSQATERFIGSGGALDVKRQPTLLFNGYADEVASLYRGLNLRENF; encoded by the coding sequence ATGAAAAACCGAAAACTGACGGAAGCCGACGTAACGTCCGAGTCTGTCTTTATGTTACAGCGCCGCCAGATCCTGAAAATGCTTGGCATCAGCGCCACTGCCCTGACGCTCTCTCCGGCGGCACACGCCGACCTGCTCGACTGGTTTAAAGGCAACGATCGGCCGAAGGCCCCTTCCGGCGCCCCGCTCACCTTTACCAAACCCGCCCAATGGCAAAACAAACTGACGCTCACGCCGGAAGATAAAGTCACCGGCTACAACAACTTCTATGAATTTGGTCTCGATAAGGCCGATCCTGCCGCGAACGCCGGAAGCCTCAAAACCGATCCGTGGACGCTGAAGATTGATGGCGAAGTGGCGAAACCCCTGACGCTGGACCACCACGATCTCACCACCCGTTTCCCGCTCGAAGAGCGTATCTATCGCATGCGCTGCGTGGAGGCGTGGTCGATGATGGTGCCCTGGGTGGGCTTCCCGCTGCATAAACTGCTGGCGATGGTTGAGCCCACCAGCAACGCAAAATATGTCGCTTTCCAGACGCGCTATGCGCCGGACGAGATGCCCGGGCAGAAAGATCGGTTTATCGGCGGCGGGCTTGAGTATCCGTATGTGGAAGGGTTACGTCTCGACGAAGCCATGCACCCCCTTACCCTGCTGACCGTCGGCGTTTATGGCAAAGCGCTTCCGCCGCAGAACGGTGCCCCCATCCGTTTAACCGTACCGTGGAAATATGGTTTCAAAGGGATTAAATCTATCGTCAGCATTAAGCTTACCCGTGAACGTCCGCCAACCACCTGGAATCTGGCGGCCCCGGACGAATACGGCTTCTTCGCCAACGTGAACCCGCACGTGGATCATCCGCGCTGGTCGCAGGCAACCGAGCGGTTTATTGGTTCCGGCGGTGCGCTGGACGTGAAGCGCCAGCCGACGCTGCTGTTTAACGGCTATGCGGATGAAGTGGCCTCGCTTTACCGTGGTCTCAATTTACGGGAGAACTTCTGA
- the acuI gene encoding acrylyl-CoA reductase (NADPH), with protein sequence MQALILEQQDGKTLASVQAVEESRLPEGEVTVDIDWSSLNYKDALAITGKGKIIRNFPMVPGIDFAGRVHTSEDPRFHAGQQVLLTGWGVGENHWGGLATQARVKGDWLVPMPKGMDGRKAMIVGTAGFTAMLCVMALEDAGIRPESGEIVVTGASGGVGSTAVTLLHKLGYQVAAVSGRESTHDYLRQLGASRILSRDEFAETRPLEKQVWAGAVDTVGDKVLAKVLAQMNYGGCVAACGLAGGFALPTTVMPFILRNVRLQGVDSVMTPPARRHEAWERLVRDLPESFYTQSATEITLSQAPEYASKIMDNQFHGRALVKIA encoded by the coding sequence ATGCAGGCTTTGATCTTAGAACAGCAGGATGGCAAAACGCTTGCCTCAGTGCAGGCGGTTGAAGAGAGTCGCCTGCCGGAAGGCGAAGTAACCGTCGACATCGACTGGTCCAGTTTAAATTATAAAGACGCGCTGGCTATTACCGGTAAGGGTAAAATCATCCGAAATTTCCCTATGGTGCCGGGGATTGATTTCGCAGGCCGGGTTCATACCAGCGAAGATCCGCGCTTCCATGCAGGCCAGCAGGTGCTGCTTACCGGCTGGGGCGTCGGTGAAAATCACTGGGGCGGGCTGGCAACGCAGGCGCGCGTGAAGGGCGACTGGCTGGTGCCAATGCCGAAAGGCATGGATGGCCGCAAGGCGATGATCGTCGGCACGGCAGGCTTTACCGCCATGCTGTGCGTGATGGCGCTGGAAGATGCGGGTATCCGCCCTGAGTCGGGTGAAATTGTCGTCACCGGCGCCAGCGGCGGCGTGGGCAGCACGGCGGTCACGCTGCTGCACAAGCTGGGCTATCAGGTCGCTGCGGTTTCCGGCCGAGAAAGCACCCATGACTATCTGCGCCAGCTCGGTGCCAGCCGTATTCTCAGCCGCGACGAATTTGCCGAAACCCGCCCGCTGGAAAAACAGGTTTGGGCAGGGGCAGTGGATACCGTCGGTGATAAGGTGCTGGCAAAAGTCCTGGCGCAGATGAACTACGGCGGCTGCGTGGCAGCCTGCGGTCTGGCGGGCGGATTTGCCCTGCCAACCACCGTGATGCCATTTATTCTGCGTAACGTACGCCTGCAGGGTGTGGATTCCGTGATGACCCCGCCGGCTCGTCGTCATGAAGCCTGGGAACGGCTGGTGCGCGATCTGCCGGAATCCTTCTATACCCAGAGCGCAACGGAGATAACCCTCAGCCAGGCGCCTGAATACGCCAGTAAGATCATGGACAACCAGTTCCACGGTCGCGCGCTGGTGAAAATCGCCTAA